One genomic segment of Clavelina lepadiformis chromosome 3, kaClaLepa1.1, whole genome shotgun sequence includes these proteins:
- the LOC143448389 gene encoding GDH/6PGL endoplasmic bifunctional protein-like: protein MRRAFCVILVLLVLCACNAHSTISEEIKLQSNHLDITLVGANGDLARKYLWKGLFDLYRTYGQGGEKLSGWTFNLYGAGTKDAIHGTEQLKSTLTAIAFCDPDDNFCAETKNKFLKEIPYVQLKENADYERYCGELSNNRSSSLYCQKGHSCDYQRVFYLSVPPFTYEKISGYIHRHCRSQLTNQLKVVFEKPFGHDEESAKLLANITSSNLQESEIYRIDHYLGKQTIQQIIPFRKANSEIEQILNNHHVERIEVVMKESIGVKGRTKFYDKYGVLSDVMQNHLSEILYLLTMDMPVYDKNLSLSEQLKENKIKLLQQIQTLKNEEVIVGQYKSYQDEVQQDFGIGDKTTNTPTFAGVLLKISSPRWQGVPVAMVAGKMMDERVGYARIVFKETSFVVSDDECSTKQELVFYIGHGNIATPAILVSRNLPHDKSFVPDGWKLETSYDQFSFKSSKLKCYSVYVPNAIRDAYSFLIEQVFLGKQEHFLTTPTLLDSWRIWNSVVNSADDKRLCIYPGGDQNKNSLDFGIQSHGLKFQSCWTQASAESVVQSVWLGQPLIMGSKNEIFATLVDDIIKVAQLTIADGKAFHLALSGGSSPMPLFRHLSQMQNVMPWGKTHIWQVDERCTKDSGLSNFENLSQLLLDHVPSLKYKNIHPMPIETSIDSLCKNDTVMLYEKKLKSLLGDDLRFDYVVLGLGTDGHTASLFPNHPVLSENVRMVAVVENAPVEKTPRRVTLTYRSLNMAKNIAVLATGSSKCPILERLKSSQCSALQSAQFPVCGVVPSGKLTWYRTDSCELLPN from the exons ATGCGAAGGGCCTTTTGTGTCATATTGGTTTTGCTCGTATTATGTGCCTGTAATGCTCACAGCACAATTTCTGAAGAAATTAAGTTGCAGTCGAATCATCTTGACATAACGCTTGTTGGGGCAAACGGAGAccttgctagaaaatacttgtGGAAGGGGTTATTTGATTTATATCGTACGTATGGACAAGGCGGTGAAAAACTCAGTGGGTGGACATTCAATCTGTACGGCGCTGGGACAAAGGATGCAATTCACGGAACAGAACAATTAAAAAGCACATTAACTGCTATCGCCTTCTGCGACCCAGATGACAATTTTTGCgcagaaacaaaaaacaagtttttaaaggAGATACCTTACGTCCAACTGAAAGAGAATGCCGATTACGAACGCTATTGTggtgaactgagtaacaatcGCTCAAGTTCTCTGTATTGTCAAAAAGGCCATTCTTGTGATTATCAACGCGTGTTTTACCTGAGCGTTCCGCCGTTTACGTATGAAAAGATTTCTGGGTATATTCACCGACATTGCCGTTCTCAACTGACCAACCAATTGAAAGTTGTGTTTGAAAAGCCATTTGGGCATGATGAAGAGTCGGCAAAGCTTCTGGCAAACATCACATCTAGCAATTTACAAGAGTCAGAGATTTACAG AATTGACCACTACCTTGGAAAGCAAACTATTCAGCAAATTATTCCATTTCGTAAAGCAAATAGtgaaattgaacaaattttaaacaatcaTCATGTCGAAAGAATTGAAGTCGTCATGAAGGAATCAATCGGAGTGAAAG GGAGAACAAAGTTTTATGATAAATATGGAGTTCTAAGCGATGTTATGCAAAATCATCTTTCTGAAATTCTTTATTTGCTGACAATGGATATGCCAGTTTATGACAAAAACCTATCACTAAGCGAACAATTGAAGGAGAACAAGATCAAGTTACTTCAGCAGATCCAAACATTGAAAAACGAAGAAGTCATTGTGGGGCAGTATAAAA GTTATCAAGACGAAGTTCAACAAGATTTTGGCATAGGAGATAAAACTACAAACACTCCAACATTTGCAG GCGTGCTTCTGAAAATATCCTCTCCAAGATGGCAGGGCGTTCCAGTTGCTATGGTAGCCGGAAAGATGATGGATGAAAGAGTTGGTTACGCAAGGATTGTGTTTAAAGAAACATCATTTGTGGTTTCAGATGATG AATGTTCAACAAAACAAGAGCTGGTATTTTACATAGGTCATGGGAATATTGCCACTCCGGCTATTCTGGTCAGCAGAAATCTTCCACATGATAAAAGCTTTGTCCCAGATGGATGGAAACTAGAAACAAGCTATGACCAGTTTTCGTTTAAATCTTCTAAACTGAAGTGTTATTCTGTTTATGTGCCTAATGCAATCAGGGATGCATACTCATTTCTCATAGAGCAAGTGtttcttggtaagcaggaacATTTTCTAACTACACCTACCCTTCTTGATTCATGGAGAATTTGGAATTCGGTTGTAAACTCTGCTGATGACAAGCGCTTGTGTATTTATCCTGGCGGTGATCAAAATAAGAATAGTCTGGATTTTGGGATTCAATCACATGGACTCAAATTTCAAAGCTGTTGGACACAGGCTTCAGCTGAATCAGTAGTTCAGTCTGTTTGGTTAGGGCAGCCCCTGATCATGGGaagcaaaaatgaaatatttgcaactTTGGTTGATGACATAATTAAGGTTGCACAGCTAACTATTGCAGATGGTAAAGCTTTTCATCTTGCATTGTCGGGAGGTTCATCTCCTATGCCTTTGTTTCGTCACCTTAGCCAAATGCAAAATGTAATGCCTTGGGGGAAAACACATATTTGGCAAGTTGATGAGAGATGTACAAAAGATAGTGGActatcaaattttgaaaatctgtCTCAACTGCTTTTGGATCATGTGCCttcattaaaatataaaaatattcaccCTATGCCAATAGAAACTTCTATTGATTCCCTTTGTAAAAATGACACTGTGATGTTGTATGAAAAGAAGCTGAAGTCACTGCTTGGTGATGATTTGAGGTTTGATTATGTTGTGCTTGGCTTGGGAACTGATGGTCACACTGCATCGTTGTTTCCTAATCATCCAGTGTTATCAGAAAATGTGAG AATGGTTGCTGTTGTGGAAAATGCTCCAGTAGAAAAAACTCCACGACGTGTCACTTTGACTTACAGGAGTTTAAACATGGCCAAAAACATAGCAGTGTTGGCTACAGGAAGCAGCAAATGTCCTATTCTTGAGAGGTTGAAAAGTAGCCAATGTAGTGCGTTACAGAGCGCGCAATTTCCAGTATGTGGCGTTGTGCCATCTGGCAAGCTGACGTGGTACCGAACTGACAGTTGCGAACTATTACCGAACTGA
- the LOC143448392 gene encoding axin-1-like: MQNGTYNSKRKETMSIVQSYILGHNFTKDHSNIAVRPPTIGEEHEAVSISSHSSVSGKSEVSTATPRRTDMDLGYEPEGSASPLPAYERWKLSLYNMLEDSEGVNAFRRFLIRSKQESILECWLAMKGFKNFDNINRNSGNSSASSSTTGSMSQASAIEQMEKRIKLAKKIYKTYMTSGAPKSISTVVKDATKQYIMSQIKLALKNKAGADLDSDLFHQAQTEIELNVESNSYKKFLASNEFSQYAAQCDSLSAKVANSVQSNLSQSPRTTQSSAPSTSDDPNVLSTTESTSATSQPYLPRLDENQVWSPPKDARQRTTASANGMRLTSESLAKTAICRSMSHKHASFERTSVDLDHSNMEKRAAFPYFTPSGYRVPPASAIGSDQASKSSDATSDTLSFTDNSSVDGMATYSCGRSGQKRQMRNQVKKNPANALPECVGFVQRTSRMKGIPANTNLAGTDPLAFFRLLEKKLLDVIEERKAQQQKLIANARAKSAELHHSAPPAGPAIKGDDEDMEKMLDNHLAWAMPSPGGRHSPPNSGTRRRQAMSSDPFYGQQNVNPSVGGQTNNALQHKRKEAGVIVGLVPGMPQNEVPDVDTPVDPVDKNKMITAWIQTPQTQTQPRSRKSQKNRRFTAPGVETVPENVPYVHPAESTGLQSSTTNQVYRKLQPLAQDPAMPPFDQPDADTTIEEVKRRLMAETDGSYEDIIPDLASLNVSPSTMANMRAPPTDHLPVNSNPSLSTSSSKPQKLPEDVTNPTAQAEQDSDSDSSTQTATFSNTNNTSSGGTQKTSANASDYLDNNTTVVYYLPHEPVAYKVHIPHSPLTLRLFKNYLSKKGNYKYFFKQYSVELQRPVFFEVATNDEELPRWEGIVLAKIEPCL; the protein is encoded by the exons ATGCAGAATGGCACTTACAATTCtaaaagaaaagaaaccaTGAGCATTGTACAGTCCTATATTTTAGGCCATAACTTTACAAAGGACCACTCAAACATTGCTGTGAGACCACCAACCATAGGAGAAGAACATGAAGCTGTTTCAATATCTTCTCACAGTAGTGTTAGTGGAAAATCCGAAGTGTCCACAGCAACACCCCG ACGAACTGATATGGATCTTGGATATGAACCTGAGGGAAGTGCCTCTCCACTTCCAGCTTATGAACGATGGAAATTATCTCTATACAATATGCTTGAAGACAGTGAAGGTGTCAATGCGTTTAGGCGATTTCTCATTAGAAGTAAACAGGAAAGCATTCTTGAATGCTGGCTGgcaatgaaaggttttaaaaactttgataaTATCAATCGGAACAGTGGAAATTCTTCTGCATCGTCTTCTACAACAGGATCAATGTCACAAGCTAGTGCAATAGAACAAATGGAAAAAAG AATCAAATTGGCAAAAAAgatttacaaaacttacatGACTAGTGGTGCACCAAAGTCTATTTCAACAGTTGTGAAAGATGCCACCAAGCAATATATAATGTCTCAAATAAAACTTGCGCTAAAG AATAAAGCTGGAGCAGATTTAGATTCAGATTTGTTTCATCAAGCCCAAACTGAAATCGAACTCAATGTGGAATCAAATTCTTACAAGAAGTTTCTAGCAAGTAATGAATTCTCCCAGTATGCTGCACAGTGTGATTCCTTAAGTGCCAAAGTTGCTAATTCCGTGCAATCAAACCTATCGCAGTCTCCTAGG ACCACACAGTCATCAGCTCCATCTACAAGTGATGATCCAAATGTTCTGTCAACTACAGAGTCAACATCAGCTACATCCCAACCATACTTACCTCGTCTTGATGAGAATCAGGTTTGGAGTCCTCCAAAGGATGCACGACAAAG AACGACGGCTTCTGCTAATGGAATGCGACTGACATCAGAATCTTTAGCTAAAACTGCTATATGTAGGTCAATGTCCCATAAGCATGCTTCATTTGAACGCACATCCGTGGATCTTGACCACAGCAATATGGAA AAGAGGGCTGCTTTCCCATACTTTACTCCAAGTGGATACAGAGTCCCTCCAGCATCTGCAATTGGTAGTGATCAGGCATCCAAGTCCTCAGATGCAACATCTGACACACTCTCTTTTACAGACAACAGCAGTGTTGACGGAATGGCAACATATTCATGTGGACGATCCG GTCAAAAACGACAAATGCGTAACCAGGTAAAGAAAAACCCTGCTAATGCCTTGCCAGAATGTGTTGGTTTTGTTCAGCGGACTTCGAG AATGAAAGGAATTCCAGCCAACACCAACCTTGCCGGGACAGATCCTTTGGCTTTTTTTCGACTACTTGAGAAAAAATTGCTGGATGTCATAGAAGAAAGGAAAGCCCAACAGCAGAAGCTGATTGCAAATGCTCGAGCCAAATCTGCTGAGCTTCATCACTCTGCCCCTCCAGCCGGGCCGGCTATTAAAGGTGATGATGAGGACATGGAAAAGATGTTGGATAATCATCTTGCATGGGCAATGCCAAGTCCTGGAGGACGTCATTCTCCACCAAACTCTGGCACCAGACGAAGACAGGCAATGTCGTCTGATCCGTTTTACGGACAGCAGAATGTCAATCCTTCTGTAGGAGGCCAAACAAACAATGCACTACAGCATAAAAGAAAGGAAGCGGGAGTTATTGTTGGCCTTGTACCAGGAATGCCACAAAATGAAGTGCCTGATGTCGATACACCG GTGGATCCAGTTGACAAGAATAAAATGATTACTGCATGGATTCAAACACCGCAAACACAAACGCAGCCAAG GAGTAGAAagtcgcaaaaaaatcgtcGATTCACAGCGCCCGGTGTTGAGACGGTTCCTGAAAATGTGCCTTATGTTCATCCTGCTGAAAGTACTGGCTTGCAGTCGAGCACCACCAACCAAGTCTATCGAAAACTTCAACCGCTTGCTCAAGATCCAGCTATGCCTCCTTTTGATCAGCCTGATGCGGATACCACCATTGAGGAAGTAAAGAGGCGATTGATGGCTGAAACAGACGGGTCATACGAAGACATAATTCCTGACTTAGCTTCTCTTAACGTTTCCCCTTCTACAATGGCTAACATGCGCGCGCCCCCTACAGATCATCTACCTGTTAACTCAAACCCAAGTTTATCTACCTCCTCTTCGAAGCCTCAAAAGTTACCGGAAGATGTTACTAATCCAACCGCACAAGCAGAACAAGATTCGGACTCAGATTCGTCAACTCAAACAGCAACATTTTCCAACACGAACAACACGTCCTCCGGCGGAACGCAGAAGACCAGCGCAAATGCGTCCGATTATTTAGACAATAACACAACGGTTGTATATTATCTGCCTCACGAACCTGTAGCGTATAAAGTACACATACCGCATAGCCCTCTCACTCTTAGGCTTTTCAAAAACTATCTTTCAAAAAAGGGAAATtacaaatacttttttaagCAGTATTCGGTCGAATTACAGCGCCCagtattttttgaagttgccACAAACGATGAAGAGTTACCACGCTGGGAAGGTATTGTTTTGGCTAAGATTGAGCCTTGCCtctaa
- the LOC143449899 gene encoding uncharacterized protein LOC143449899 yields MADSAKTNILPVKHTTFVLQRLEEQRQRGTFCDVTLIVEGEKFRAHRSFLAANSDYFLSLFTSAEEQQNFVLAGVPLRGFRVILDFVYTSTFVLNVSNVHDVYKASSALEFKHVQAACEKVYRKIKQMERCVPTNRSLPVCVGEASKRQLSGDFAPIEVRSNQKLTPTPSPPLTISDSSPLRPSLKSENASFGITERKFNAEQASSNECSPTGWRYIGTQGPQFADSLSPHLRNSNEMSSDTAKPDDTTGFKCDTEALNQFQLKRKIKSEPECQGYNLYPKENMSTKRCKKEYATGIFYDEQGKNKEGQHDGKSTGARSLNTSPDRSDTETILVPFSSRLSCQTQDQIEKSLMAKEDHCQNEDKCVTNAYCSVSSSKVPMTQKLRPQIALLPAARSSNGAEAGEDTEATNGQNDYRCSFKTDFNSNVHQDSAISEHAEGAFQTKATFSAWKLAAASDFSVHEAASGENAHAKGHRNRRKMLKTTKVCTNVV; encoded by the exons ATGGCCGATAGTGCCAAAACTAATATATTGCCTGTCAAACACACTACATTTGTACTTCAGCGACTCGAAGAGCAAAGACAGAGAG GAACATTCTGCGACGTAACGTTGATAGTAGAAGGTGAAAAATTCCGAGCCCACCGCTCATTTTTAGCTGCTAACAGCGACTACTTCTTATCTTTATTTACGTCTGCAGaagaacaacaaaattttgttctgGCAGGAGTACCTCTTCGag GTTTTCGCGTGATTTTGGATTTTGTGTATACATCAACATTCGTTTTGAATGTTTCCAATGTCCACGATGTATACAAAGCTTCGTCTGCCCTGGAGTTCAAGCATGTCCAG GCTGCTTGCGAGAAGGTTTATAGAAAGATCAAGCAAATGGAGCGGTGTGTGCCAACCAATCGCAGTCTACCGGTCTGCGTGGGCGAAGCGTCTAAACGCCAGCTTTCTGGAGATTTTGCTCCCATTGAAGTCAGAAGCAATCAGAAACTGACGCCAACTCCAAGCCCGCCGTTAACCA TTTCAGATTCTTCGCCTTTGCGACCGTCTTTAAAGTCGGAAAATGCATCTTTTGGAATTACTGAGAGAAAATTTAACGCAGAACAAGCCTCAAGTAATGAATGCTCCCCAACTGGGTGGAGGTACATTGGAACGCAAGGCCCACAATTTGCAGATTCCCTTTCACCTCATTTACGCAATTCAAACGAAATGTCAAGCGACACTGCTAAACCTGATGATACAACTGGATTTAAATGTGATACAGAAGCGTTAAATCAG TTCCAGCtaaagcgaaaaataaaatctgaACCGGAGTGCCAAGGTTACAACCTATATCCGAAAGAAAACATGTCAACAAAACGTTGCAAAAAAGAATATGCAACTGGTATTTTTTATGATGAGCAGGGAAAGAACAAAG AGGGACAACATGACGGTAAATCTACCGGCGCTCGTTCTCTTAACACTTCACCAGATAGAAGCGATACAGAAACGATATTAGTGCCGTTTTCGTCACGACTTTCATGTCAAACGCAAGATCAGATTGAAAAATCGCTTATGGCAAAAGAAGACCACTGCCAGAATGAGGATAAGTGTGTCACCAATGCTTATTGTTCAGTTTCATCCAGTAAAGTTCCCATGACTCAAAAACTACGCCCTCAGATTGCACTACTACCTGCAGCACGATCCAGCAATGGCGCAGAAGCAGGAGAAGATACTGAAGCAACTAACGGACAAAATGATTACAGATGTTCCTTCAAAACAGATTTTAACTCGAACGTTCATCAAGATTCCGCCATTAGCGAGCATGCGGAAGGAGCCTTTCAGACAAAAGCTACATTTTCTGCTTGGAAACTCGCTGCCGCTTCAGATTTCAGCGTACATGAGGCTGCATCTGGTGAAAATGCTCATGCTAAAGGACATCGCAACAGACGTAAGATGCTTAAGACCACCAAAGTTTGTACAAATGTCGTCTGA
- the LOC143449510 gene encoding dehydrogenase/reductase SDR family member 11-like, producing the protein MESWIGKVALVTGASAGIGAAIVKKLVENGMEVVGCARNLDKLNEIATKVNKAGPGHMYPYKCDLVDENQILAVFEYIKKQFGTIHICINNAAVCYHTPMVSADTEHLKEMVNVNILALCITTREAITLMKNTNVDDGHIVNINGNAGHKICFEPFYSATKYAVTALTEGLRQELRAANSRIRATAISPGLVKTELMYRMRKDDSRSVDDLYATKPSLQPDDVANAVSFAITSPSHVEINDMRIRPTGQWN; encoded by the exons ATGGAAAGTTGGATTGGAAAAGTAGCTTTAGTCACTGGTGCATCAGCTGGTATCGGAGCTGCTATTGTAAAAAAACTTGTCGAAAATGGAATGGAAGTGGTTGGTTGTGCTCGAAATTTAGATAAATTAAATGAGATAGCcacaaaagtcaataaagctGGCCCTGGTCATATGTATCCTTACAAATGTGATTTAGTTGATGAAAATCAAATTCTAGCTGTTTTTGAatacattaaaaaacaatttggaaCGATTCACATTTGCATAAATAACGCTGCAGTTTGCTACCATACTCCCATGGTGTCTGCAGATACTgag CATTTGAAAGAAATGGTCAATGTTAACATTCTTGCCTTGTGCATTACAACTCGAGAAGCAATCACTTTgatgaaaaacacaaatgtaGATGATGGACACATTGTCAACATTAACGGCAACGCAGGGCACAAGATCTGTTTTGAGCCATTTTATTCGGCTACAAAATATGCTGTTACAGCGCTCACGGAGGGTTTACGACAAGAGCTACGTGCTGCAAATAGCCGCATTCGTGCAACTGCTATTTCGCCTGGCCTAGTGAAGACAGAACTTATGTATCG GATGCGCAAAGATGATTCACGAAGTGTAGACGATTTGTATGCCACAAAGCCTTCTCTACAACCTGATGATGTTGCCAATGCAGTGTCATTTGCTATTACATCTCCATCACACGTGGAAATCAATGATATGCGTATAAGACCAACCGGACAATGGAACTGA